A DNA window from Hydractinia symbiolongicarpus strain clone_291-10 chromosome 6, HSymV2.1, whole genome shotgun sequence contains the following coding sequences:
- the LOC130647532 gene encoding uncharacterized protein LOC130647532 produces the protein MSLIDVNVIGDAVSNINYGYFMYAVAKISLINVTITLKASLSKADVIDGLLCTEDCLEKFSSFNNLQLTCAENYIATYLPAKVSKDSSLSSLRCYKCPRGTYSFILQIIKANILPDCSVYNVTKNYMECKECPTGGICESIIISKGNFWGYRTHNNEIKFLACPSEYCCSYKTNKCLSYNTCNANREGILCSSCKRGYRLNYFNEHCVEASNCKKGLFWTFFTLYGIFYAVMFLYYKDLIILVLKTLKKTKTKIMSRRTVTSLNEPLLIVDDEDSSDGLINPKEESNAEREWLEECVTRPSVTPDTDAITENSLKTHISGIKTILFFFYQMEILISIEDHLNNTGRGYLTKLKTTLSSLINLQYISIGVSSLCPSEGLTTIGKELTQLALIIVAMCVLFLPVIFKCTFKFLRKGRQQNSKTFKEKLPFSARARITFIHLLLLSYTRLSAFCFKMTNCVDINGKHHLYIQGDVRCYTWWHYSMITFIGIWIVPFPVTTYLSCQLLQSNQISLIKFYVLFLLPPIALINYVLTRYWLKNKEFSFGMANCVERNSIIALFTGSYRKEKETGNGINWEVTILFRRFVVTALCVYIINPVSRMLI, from the coding sequence ATGAGCTTAATAGACGTTAATGTTATTGGTGATGCAGTAAGCAACATAAATTATGGTTATTTTATGTACGCTGTAGCCAAAATTTCACTAATTAATGTCACTATAACTCTAAAAGCCTCCTTATCCAAAGCAGATGTGATTGATGGACTTCTGTGCACAGAAGATTGCTTGGAAAAATTTTCAAGTTTCAACAATTTACAATTGACATGCGCAGAAAATTACATTGCAACGTATCTTCCAGCCAAGGTTTCAAAAGATTCAAGCTTGTCTTCATTACGATGCTATAAATGTCCGAGAGGAACTTACAGTTTTATATTACAAATAATAAAAGCTAACATACTGCCTGATTGCTCTGTTTATAATGTCACCAAAAACTACATGGAATGCAAGGAATGTCCAACGGGCGGAATCTGTGAGTCCATTATAATTAGCAAGGGAAACTTTTGGGGTTACAGAACACACaacaatgaaattaaatttttagcgTGTCCATCTGAATACTGCTGTTCATATAAGACAAACAAATGTTTGTCTTACAACACATGCAACGCTAACCGAGAAGGAATACTGTGCAGCTCGTGCAAACGAGGATACAGGTTGAACTACTTCAATGAACATTGTGTTGAAGCTTCAAATTGTAAGAAAGGATTGTTCTGGACATTTTTTACATTGTATGGTATATTTTACGCtgttatgtttttatattacaAAGATTTGATCATACTCGtgttgaaaactttaaaaaaaacaaaaacaaaaataatgtctCGAAGAACTGTAACTTCTCTTAACGAGCCTCTACTCATTGTTGATGATGAAGATAGTTCCGATGGCTTAATAAATCCGAAAGAAGAATCCAATGCTGAAAGGGAATGGCTGGAAGAGTGTGTAACAAGACCATCAGTAACGCCAGATACAGATGCTATCACAGAAAATAGCTTAAAAACACATATCAGCGGCATTAAGACTATtctattctttttttatcaaatggAAATTTTGATAAGCATCGAAGACCACTTGAATAACACTGGCAGGGGGTACTtaacaaaactaaaaacaacTCTATCGTCACTGATAAATCTACAATATATTTCAATTGGAGTTTCTTCACTTTGTCCGAGTGAAGGCTTAACAACGATTGGTAAAGAGCTTACACAATTAGCGTTGATTATTGTCGCCATGTGTGTTCTTTTTCTCCCTGTTATTTTTAAATGCACATTTAAATTCTTGCGGAAAGGAAGGCAACAAAATAGCAAAACATTTAAAGAGAAGTTACCATTTTCAGCAAGAGCCAGAATCACGTTCATTCATTTACTTCTTCTCAGCTATACCAGATTGTcagcattttgttttaaaatgacgAATTGCGTTGATATAAATGGGAAACATCATCTGTACATCCAAGGAGACGTGCGTTGCTACACATGGTGGCACTACTCAATGATAACCTTTATCGGCATTTGGATTGTTCCGTTCCCAGTCACAACTTATCTGTCCTGTCAATTGCTGCAATCAAATCAGatttctttaataaaattttacgtGCTCTTTCTTCTCCCACCAATTGCATTGATTAATTACGTGTTAACCAGatattggttaaaaaataaagaattcaGCTTCGGTATGGCGAACTGTGTAGAAAGAAACAGCATTATTGCTTTGTTTACAGGATCATACAGGAAGGAAAAAGAGACTGGAAATGGTATAAATTGGGAAGTTACCATTTTATTTCGACGATTTGTCGTAACAGCACTATGCGTTTATATCATCAATCCTGTTTCCAGAATGTTGATTTAA
- the LOC130647978 gene encoding melanocyte-stimulating hormone receptor-like, with the protein MKLHGSLISLTAISSLVLLLHIFNGLLIIKKRNLHKTRYYYILNLTVSDTCLVIFGFFMNIYNIEEKLLPFAHCFYFCSIITTLFISIDRYIAIKYCLYYHMIVTKKRVKLSFIVIWVTSIFANMFPLICNTFAGNDDLYLKLKQWITYFITIACSIGLLLLALYTMHLRNKHIRHITSMRIYFGITSERLGMLRHLKRSVKDVFYLNIITFLLIMLPNLFRIYYEQWAPDETYSGVIGGIILIYMTTNPLVYAMTMSELRTHYRDFLQKISYCFYRC; encoded by the coding sequence ATGAAACTTCATGGAAGTCTTATATCTCTAACGGCTATTTCATCTCTTGTATTACTGCTACACATCTTTAACGGTTTGTTGAttataaagaaaagaaatttacatAAAACGCGGTATTACTATATACTTAATTTAACAGTCAGTGATACATGTTTGGTAATATTTGGgttttttatgaatatttacAATATCGAAGAAAAGTTGTTACCCTTTGCTCATTGTTTCTACTTCTGTTCGATTATCACCACGCTTTTTATATCAATTGATCGTTATATTGCCATCAAGTATTGTCTCTATTACCATATGATTGTCACAAAGAAGAGAGTCAAACTATCATTTATAGTTATATGGGTTACTTCCATTTTCGCCAATATGTTTCCTTTGATATGTAATACATTTGCAGGAAACGATGATTTATATTTGAAGCTAAAGCAATGGATCACTTATTTTATCACCATTGCATGTTCAATAGGTTTACTTTTGCTGGCTTTATACACAATGCATTTGCGTAACAAACACATTCGGCATATAACTTCGATGCGAATTTATTTTGGAATAACTTCAGAAAGGCTTGGAATGTTGAGACATCTTAAACGAAGCGTTAAAGAcgttttttatttgaatattaTAACTTTTTTGTTGATAATGTTGCCGAATTTATTTCGAATATATTACGAACAGTGGGCGCCGGATGAAACATACAGTGGTGTTATAGGTGGGATCATATTAATTTACATGACGACAAATCCGCTTGTGTACGCAATGACAATGTCTGAGCTGAGAACACATTATAGGGATTTCCTGCAGAAAATAAGTTACTGCTTTTATCGTTGTTGA
- the LOC130647237 gene encoding uncharacterized protein LOC130647237, producing MFAVFYLAISSFWLQGVWLQEIVTYWGQNGVSHAGGSEEELLYYCSNFEYDVIVIGFLHVFFDSSNKDKYPSINLSKHCHGSYSSQQYPTLLNCPKIGNQIIACQKKKKKVLISLGGASGLYGFNSKEEAVSLAGTVWNIFLGGSSTARPFGAAVLDGLDLDIEGGSSLYYTDFIKEIRSLSSQSGKRYIITAAPQCPFPDHRLGPGKSGTVLYDIGQEFDHIYIQYYNNFCHLGSGNAFETNIQKWFEYAKSTYDLHKKGPLIFVGLPANKKASSKDLYYQAPDAVKTVYDKHLKVNKFFGGFMLWDAGFDQSNMQNGKTYSSNLRTFMKRLVPTKTPTNSSSEHNTTDDNSKSLHPGLIVLFILVPVLIIAIFLSSGKILKRMSERNISKPEEKEMTN from the exons ATGTTTGCTGTGTTTTATCTGGCTATTTCTTCTTTTTGGCTGCAAG GTGTTTGGTTGCAAGAGATTGTGACATACTGGGGCCAAAATGGTGTATCGCATGCGGGTGGGAGTGAAGAAGAGCTGTTGTATTATTGCAGTAACTTTGAGTATGATGTGATTGTTATTGGATTTTTGCATGTCTTTTTTGATTCAAGCAATAAAG ATAAATATCCCTCCATCAATTTATCTAAACATTGTCATGGATCATATTCAAGTCAACAATATCCAACTTTACTAAACTGTCCAAAGATTGGAAATCAAATTATAGCgtgccaaaagaaaaaaaagaaggtcCTTATTTCACTGGGAGGTGCTAGTGGTCTATATGGCTTTAACTCAAAAGAAGAAGCGGTATCACTTGCTGGTACAGTGTGGAATATTTTTCTTGGAGGCTCATCTACTGCTCGTCCATTTGGTGCTGCAGTATTAGATGGTCTAGATTTAGATATTGAAGGTGGAAGCTCGCTTTATTACACAGACTTTATAAAGGAAATACGATCTCTATCATCTCAATCAGGAAAAAGGTACATAATAACAGCAGCCCCTCAATGTCCATTTCCTGACCATCGGTTGGGGCCAGGAAAATCTGGTACAGTGTTATACGATATTGGACAAGAGTTTGatcatatttatatacaatattATAACAATTTTTGTCACCTTGGAAGTGGAAACGCATTTGAAACTAATATTCAGAAATGGTTCGAATACGCTAAGTCAACATACGATCTGCACAAAAAAGGGCCACTAATTTTTGTGGGACTACCTGCAAATAAGAAAGCAAGTTCAAAGGATTTATACTATCAAGCACCAGATGCAGTGAAAACTGTGTATGATAAG CACTTGAAAGTTAACAAGTTCTTTGGTGGCTTCATGCTATGGGATGCAGGTTTTGATCAAAGTAACATGCAAAATGGTAAAACCTACAGCTCGAATCTTCGAACATTTATGAAGCGTTTAGTACCAACAAAAACACCAACAAACTCAAGCAGTGAACACAACACAACTGATGACAATTCAAAATCACTACATCCAGGACTGATTGTCTTATTCATACTTGTTCCGGTCCTCATAATTGCTATCTTTCTATCCTctggaaaaattttaaaacgtatGAGTGAACGCAACATTTCTAAGCCCGAAGAAAAGGAAATGACAAATTAG
- the LOC130647533 gene encoding uncharacterized protein LOC130647533 isoform X2 has product MDFLIIGLLLMVAQRELYAAVDPNKALFDYVTIQITENEKDYITMLPKNLRNLYYNGEKNYEQEYKDAKILRMRNDTYTTADFDLHFIKTLPWPAWNESLVTSLFPKQQQGLAQLYKYPQINSSRDPFVNYTKFEIEWFGVIENEKNMFSSDGAFAYFGFYNITPPPPTYTGPAYTSTLNLTLYGLLGFNIFVIVIALLFWAINCNRQKLLLSYWFKEELANPDGREITPGDI; this is encoded by the exons ATGGATTTTCTAATAATTGGTTTGCTTCTAATGGTGGCTCAACGTGAACTATATGCGGCTGTAGATCCAAACAAAGCATTGTTTGATTACGTCACCATCCAGATAACAGAGAATGAGAAGGATTACATCACAATGTTGCCGAAGAAC TTGAGGAATTTGTACTATAACGGCGAGAAAAATTATGAGCAAGAATACAAAGATGCCAAAATCCTCAGAATGAG GAATGACACATATACCACTGCTGATTTTGATCTACATTTTATAAAGACATTACCGTGGCCAGCCTGGAACGAAAGCCTTGTCACTAGCCTATTTCCTAAACAACAGCAAGGCCTGGCACAACTCTACAAATACCCACAAATCAACTCTTCTCGTGATCCATTCGTAAACTACACCAAATTTGAGATAGAGTGGTTTGGAGTGATTGAAAATGAAAAGAACATGTTCTCGAGTGACGGCGCATTTGCTTACTTTG GCTTTTACAACATAACACCTCCACCTCCAACGTACACGGGACCAGCATACACTTCAACATTAAATTTAACGTTGTATGGTTTACTTGGTTTCAATATATTTGTCATCGTCATTGCTCTACTGTTCTGGGCTATAAATTGTAACCGGCAGAAATTACTGCTTTCCTATTGGTTCAAAGAAGAACTTGCAAATCCGGACGGAAGAGAAATAACACCCGGTGATATTTGA
- the LOC130647533 gene encoding uncharacterized protein LOC130647533 isoform X1, with translation MDFLIIGLLLMVAQRELYAAVDPNKALFDYVTIQITENEKDYITMLPKNVSHDFLVSFVFPKISWNNEFENPDSDDYHCFANKLRRRLRNLYYNGEKNYEQEYKDAKILRMRNDTYTTADFDLHFIKTLPWPAWNESLVTSLFPKQQQGLAQLYKYPQINSSRDPFVNYTKFEIEWFGVIENEKNMFSSDGAFAYFGFYNITPPPPTYTGPAYTSTLNLTLYGLLGFNIFVIVIALLFWAINCNRQKLLLSYWFKEELANPDGREITPGDI, from the exons ATGGATTTTCTAATAATTGGTTTGCTTCTAATGGTGGCTCAACGTGAACTATATGCGGCTGTAGATCCAAACAAAGCATTGTTTGATTACGTCACCATCCAGATAACAGAGAATGAGAAGGATTACATCACAATGTTGCCGAAGAACGTGAGCCATGATTTTCTCGTCTCATTtgtatttccaaaaatttcttgGAACAACGAGTTTGAGAATCCAGATTCGGATGATTATCACTGTTTTGCCAATAAATTGAGAAGAAGG TTGAGGAATTTGTACTATAACGGCGAGAAAAATTATGAGCAAGAATACAAAGATGCCAAAATCCTCAGAATGAG GAATGACACATATACCACTGCTGATTTTGATCTACATTTTATAAAGACATTACCGTGGCCAGCCTGGAACGAAAGCCTTGTCACTAGCCTATTTCCTAAACAACAGCAAGGCCTGGCACAACTCTACAAATACCCACAAATCAACTCTTCTCGTGATCCATTCGTAAACTACACCAAATTTGAGATAGAGTGGTTTGGAGTGATTGAAAATGAAAAGAACATGTTCTCGAGTGACGGCGCATTTGCTTACTTTG GCTTTTACAACATAACACCTCCACCTCCAACGTACACGGGACCAGCATACACTTCAACATTAAATTTAACGTTGTATGGTTTACTTGGTTTCAATATATTTGTCATCGTCATTGCTCTACTGTTCTGGGCTATAAATTGTAACCGGCAGAAATTACTGCTTTCCTATTGGTTCAAAGAAGAACTTGCAAATCCGGACGGAAGAGAAATAACACCCGGTGATATTTGA